The genomic interval TTAACATTTTTAGTTAGGACTGCATTATTCATTCCATGCCACAAGCTTATGTAGGGAAGCTCTTTGGCAACTATTTTCTGAATTTTGCTGTAAATAGTTTTTCTCTTTTTCAAATCAAATGTCCTTCTGCCTTCCTCTGTCAAGCGGTCAATTTCAGGATTGCTGTAAAATCCACGATTTTTCCCCACAGGTGGAATCCTTTTAGAATTGAATATCTCATAATAGTGGTCAGGGTCTGTAACGCCAACCCATTTGAGCCGAAAAAGCTGGAAATTTCCTTCTTTTATATCATTGTAAAAAGTTGCCCATTCATACATTTTAATATTTATGCCAATACCTATCTTTCTCATCTGTTCCTGAAAAATCTCGGCAAATTTTCTGCTTCGCTCTTCAAATGTAGTTTTATAAGTAAGATTAAAACGCATCTTAGGCCCATCACCATCAGGATCGGTGAAACCGGCTTCATCCAAGAGTTTTTTTGCAAGCAATGGATTATATTCGTACACATTTACATCATCTTCATATGCCCAATGGTCTTTTGGCAATAATCCCTTGGCAATAATGACATTATTTTTTTCAAAATTCTTTATTATGGAAGAGCGGTCGATACCATAAGCAATAGCTCTTCTGACAGCAAGATTTCTCAGTATTGGGTCTCTCATATTTATGCCCAAGTAATAATAATCTGTTCCTTTATCTTTTAATACAATCAGATTTTTATTTCGCCTGAATCGTTCCAATGTGTCAGGTGAAAAAGCATTCTCACAAAAATTGATATCGCCATTCTCCATTTGCAGCGCTCTGACAGACTCATCTCGAATTATTTTAACAATTATTCCGTCTATTTTGGGTGTTCCCTCTTCAAAATAGTCAGGGTTTGCTTTCAGCTTAATTTCGCGCTCTCTCTTCATTGAATCAAAAACAAATGGACCTGTACCGGAAGGCATTTCTCCAAACTTTTCACCAACTTTTTCTGCATATCTTTTGGGAACTATGCCCAAAGTCATTGCTGTCAAAAATGGCGCATAAGGATATGAAAGATAAAAGTCAACGGTATGTGAATCAACTGCTTCAATATGATCCAAAAAATCATATGCACCCCGAAGAGGAGATTTTAAATTCTCAGACATAACTGTTTTGAAGGTGTAAACAACATCATCAGCAGTTAAAATCTCGCCGCTATGAAACTTGACTCCTTCCCTGAGATAAAAACGAAAAGTTTTATCATTTATCATTTCCCAGTTTTTACAAAGGTCAGGAACGATTCTCAAATTTTTATCAAATTTTACTAATCCGTTAAAAAGCAGTTCAGTTAGCCGCGAAGATTGTACATCGGTTGCCAAACGAGGGTCCATCGTTATAGGAGCGCTCTCAAATGCTACTATTAAATAATCCTTCTTGACACTACTTTTTTTATTACAGGAGAAAATTGATAAAGAAATTAAAAATGAAATTAAAATATAAAAAAATAATTTAGTATTTTTTATCAAATTCACTCTCCTATCTTAAATTTAAGAA from Candidatus Schekmanbacteria bacterium carries:
- a CDS encoding ABC transporter substrate-binding protein — translated: MIKNTKLFFYILISFLISLSIFSCNKKSSVKKDYLIVAFESAPITMDPRLATDVQSSRLTELLFNGLVKFDKNLRIVPDLCKNWEMINDKTFRFYLREGVKFHSGEILTADDVVYTFKTVMSENLKSPLRGAYDFLDHIEAVDSHTVDFYLSYPYAPFLTAMTLGIVPKRYAEKVGEKFGEMPSGTGPFVFDSMKREREIKLKANPDYFEEGTPKIDGIIVKIIRDESVRALQMENGDINFCENAFSPDTLERFRRNKNLIVLKDKGTDYYYLGINMRDPILRNLAVRRAIAYGIDRSSIIKNFEKNNVIIAKGLLPKDHWAYEDDVNVYEYNPLLAKKLLDEAGFTDPDGDGPKMRFNLTYKTTFEERSRKFAEIFQEQMRKIGIGINIKMYEWATFYNDIKEGNFQLFRLKWVGVTDPDHYYEIFNSKRIPPVGKNRGFYSNPEIDRLTEEGRRTFDLKKRKTIYSKIQKIVAKELPYISLWHGMNNAVLTKNVKGFLLFPRGEFESLKNVYFVKEKNFN